TGCACGCCTGGCTCCAGAGGGAAGCGCGACGACTCAGTATTGATTCCGAGCTGCCATCGGCGGTTCGCAGGCCCATGCGATTGGCCATGGGGCTCGCGCTGGGTGTCATCCTCGTCCCGGTGAGCTTCATCGCGCTCGACGGCTTTGGCCTGAACGACCTGATTCCCAACGGCCTGCTGTTCCCGATCGTCTGGCTCTGCCTCGCGTGCGTCTACCTGTGCCATCGCTCGGCGAAACGCGCCCTCCGCCGCGCCGCCGCCCACGACCACCTGCTCTGCCCCGACTGCCTCTACGACCTGCGCAACCTCGACGCCACCGGAACCTGCCCCGAGTGCGGCCGGGCGTCCGAGCACGACGCCGTGCGAGCGCAGTGGGTGGATGCAGAGCGCCGCCTGATCCGGAAATAGCACGGGCGCTCACGCGGGCTTTGCGATCAATCCATCGAGCACGCGTTGAGCCCGCCCGCAACGCAGGGCCACGCCCCCGGCCGCCAGCGCCACGCCCAGCAGCGTTGCCGCGACCACCCACGCCCAGTGCACCACGCTGAACGCGGCGAATGGCACGAGGGCTAGGCCCGCCAGCGGAAGCACGCCCGGGGCCTCTTCGAGCATCGCCCGCCGCGCCCGGACGCCCGCGCGACCGAGGGTCTGGAGCGCATACGCCAGGACGTACACGTGCACGATCAGCCCACCACTCAACCATGCCGTCGCGCCAACGATGGCGAACAGCAGCCCGAGATCCTCCGATGCAACCGAGGCCAGCGGGGCGACCAGGACCGCCGCCAGCGTGCCCGCGCCCAGCAGCGCAGCGCCGACGAGCACGGCCTTGCGCGTCGCCGCGCCCGGCAGCACCGCCCGATTGGGGTCGCGTCGCAGCCGGCGCTCCAGGCCCGCGCACGACGCGAGCATGCCGATGGACGAACCGAAGACCACCAGCGCGCCCACCGCGCCGACCTGCTCGCCCATGCCCCACGGACCCGGCATCGTCTGGGCCCACGCCACGATGGCCCCCGACAGCGCCAGGATGCCCCAGCACCCGGCGACGTGCCGGATCGCACCGAGCTCGCCACGAACGCGCTCGACGTACGCCCGATGGCACGCCCGCAGGTCCCACGCCGGCCAGCTCGCCGCGATCGCCAGCCCGCACTCGGGGCATACGCCCCCGGCGTCGAGTCCGGCCAGGTCGTACGTGCATTGATAGCACAGCACCCCCGCGCCCAGCGGCTCGGCGTCGGGGCCCAACCGCGCCGCGGCGGGGTCCAGCGGCTGGCCATCGGCATGCTCGGGCGGCGCCATCGCGGCATCGTTGGCCCGCGGCGGGCCGCCGGGGCCCGGGCGGGCGTGCTGGCGGGCCCCGGGCGGGCGTCCGGGGCCTCGGGGACCGGTCCTGAGGCCTGCGAGATCGATCCCGGGCCGCTCGTCCTCGATCTCGGGGGCCCTGTGATCGGTCCGGCGGCCCGCGGGATCGGTCCGGAAATCTCGGGGATTGGTCTCAAGTGGCCCGTCCGCATGCCCGAAGAACATCAGGGGGCCATCGGAGCGTCCGATGGCCCGCTCGCATCCCCCCGCCGGCCCGCCCCACGCGGCGGCCGGGCCAGCCAGCGGAGCCCGTCCATGGCCAAGACCATCACCAGCAGCAAGCGACGCACCGTCGAGTTCCTGGGATCCCGGCTGGGGCCGTGGGCCCAGCACGCCGGGCTGCTGCACTTTTCCGATGAGGACCTGGCCGAGATCACCGCCGCCTACCAGGCCGCCCGCGAGGCGCTCCGGCAGGCCGAGCTGGCCCGCGAGAAGGCCATCGCCGCCACCGCCCGCTTCGACGCCCTGGGCGAAAGGGCCGAGGCGGTGGCCCGCAAGGCCGTCCGCCGCATCCGCTTCACCGCCAGCGCGAGCGAGGACCCCGCGGGCGTCTACGCCGCCGGCCGCATCGACCCGCCCGAGAAGCCCGGGCCCAAGAAGACCACGCCCACCCCGGCCGTGCCCAGCCAGCTGACGGTCTCGCTCGACACGCAGGGACGGGCGGTCGTTGGCTTCGCGGCCAGCCGCCGGGGCGGGGCGGCCTTCGAGATCGAGCGCCAGGTGGAGGACGTCGGCCCCCATGGCCGGCGGCGCACCGGCCCGTGGGAGCGCGCGGGCGTGACGCTGGAGCGGCCCTTCGTCGACGAGGCGACGCCCCGCGGCGTGGCGACGATCTGGTACCGCGTGCGGGCCGTCCGCCCGGGGGCCGCCAGCGCCTGGAGCGCCCCGGCGGGCCTGCCGATGGGCGTCGAGATGCGATGCCGGTCGGCGTGAGGGCCCCCGGCTCGCACCGGCCGCGCCCTGCGCTCCCCGCCCGCCGGTCTACTTGCTCTTATTGAAGAACTTCTCGATGGCCTCGCGCCCCGCCGGCTCGTGGCGCAGGCGCACCAGGTGCTGGCGTTCGCACTTCAGCGCGGCGGGCCAGCCGCCGCCGGTCTGGCCGAAGGGCTCGGTGATCTCGCCCTGGGGCGTGCCCAGGCCCACGGCGACCGCCTCGGCCACGGCGCGGGCGGCGCCGGTGTCGGGCAGGGAATCCTCGACGGCCTGGAGCGCCTCGCGCACGGGCTCGGGGTTGCGGCCGATCCACTTCAGGGGCGCGCCGTCGCGGGTGGGGGCCGGGCCCTGGCCGCGGATCCAGTCGGCGGCGAGCTGTCGCAGGCCGGCGGCCTCCTGGGCGATCAGGTCGAAGAGGCCGGCGTCGGCGGCGTCGGGGTAGGGCAAGGGGGCGCCGGCGGCGGTCTTCTCGATGGCGACGGCCGGCGTCATGCGGGCGGGCAGCAGGTTCGTGCCGCCCCAGCCCGGGCAGATGCCAAGGCCGGCCTCGGGCAGGCCCACGGGGTAGGGCTTGCCGCCCGGGGCCCCGATGAGCCCGTCGCAGTGCATGGCCAGTTCGAGCCCGCCGCCGAGGGCGGCGCCGTTAATGGCCGCGGCCGTCCACAGGGGCATCTGGTGCAGGCGGGCGAAGACGGACGCCCCGAACTCCAGGTACGCCATCAGGTCGGCGTCCGAGAGGTCCCGCACGGCCTTGAGGTCGGCCCCGGCGACGAAGACCTTCTCCGACGCGCTGGCCAGGACCACGCCGGCGACGCCGTCCAGGTCGAGACTGGCCAGGGTGGCGTCCAGGGCCTCGAGCAGCGGCTTGTCGAGCACGACGACGGGGGAATCTTGCGTGAGCTCGACGATGAGGACGGGCTGGCCGCGGTCGTCGGTGTGGACGGGCAGGGGGGTGGTCATGGGCAGGGCCTCCGAGGGGTGGTCCGGCGAGTCTACGCCCGGCGCACGAAAAAGCCCGGGCGGGTGCCCGGGCGTGGCGATCGGCTGGCTGATCGGTTCGGCGACGGCTTACTTATCGATCGGGCCGCGGCCGCTGGTGCCGCGGGCGTCGTCGATGGGGGCGTCGACGCTGCCGGGGACGGTCGCGAAGTCGACCTGCATGCCGCCGGTGCTGGGGCGGATGAAGATCTCCACGCGGCGGTTCTGGGGCGTGTTGCCGCTGGAGGTGTTGGGCACCAGCGGGCGGTGCTCGCCCCAGCCGCTGGCCTGGATCTGGCTGGCGGGCAGGCCCATGGTCACCAGCTCGCGCCGCACCGAGATGGCCCGGTGGGCGGCCAGGTGCATGTTGCTGGGGTGCCGCGTGGCGGTGCCGCTGCTGATGGGCTGGCTGTCGGTGTGGCCGACGATCTCCAGCTCGTAACCGCGGGCCTCGGGGGCCTTGAGGATGGTGGCCAGGTCCTGGAGGCTCTGGCGGCCCTCGGCCGTCACGGCGTCGCTGCCGCTGGCGAAGGTCAGGTCGCTGCTGAAGCGGAGCATGCCGCGGTCGGGGTCGTAGACGATGCGGCCGGCGTACTTGCGGGCCAGCTCGCGCAGGGCCTGGTCGGTGCGGCGGTCCAGGGTCATCAGGGCGACGTTGTCGACCTGCTCGCCCAGGCGCAGGAGCTGGTCCTCCATGCGGGCGAGGTCGTCCTGGGCGCCCGCCAGGGCCTGGTTGGCCTGGCTGGCGGCGGCCTCGGCCTGCTGACGCAGGCGGCGCTCGTTCTCGAGCTGGCCGTCGTAGCTGCCGCTCTGCTGCTCGAGCTGGGCGAGCTGGTCGCGGAGCATGCGGTTGTCGCGCTCGGCCGCGTCGAAGCGGCTCTGGCTGACGCAGCCGCCCAGGGTGGACAGGGCGATGCCGCCCATCGTGAGCAGGGCGAGCGGACGGGTGGTCTTCTTCAAGCTGCCGGTCATCTGGATCCTCCGTGCTGGTCCGGTCATTGGCCCGGTCATTGGCCCGGTCCTTCCTGGGCGAACGTGGTCGTTGGGCGTGCGACGCCTCTGGTAGTATCGGAGTGCGTGCACGAACCCCATCACACAAGCCGTCAGACGCACCGGCATCCGCCGGCCTCCGCCGATGATGCCCGGTCCGCGGCCTCACGATATGCCGCGCCCGACGCGCCGGGCCGGGTTTTCTCGGTGCGATGCGCAGGAATTGCCGACGCCCGCGGCACGGTGCGCGCAAGCGACAGCCTGCTCGTGCAAGCGACAGGCCGCTACGCCCGCCGCGTGCTGGCAATCGGCACGCAGGAGGAGGTCCGGACCCATCCCGCTTTTGCCGCCGCCGAGCCGGTCGATTGGCCCGACCGCGTCGTCGCGCCCGCCCTGGTCAACGCCCACGCCCACCTGGACCTGACCCACATCGGCCCTCAGCCCATGGGTGAGGGCGGCTTCGCGTCGTGGATCGACATGGTCCGCCGCGGCCGCCACACGCACGAGGCCGACATCGCCGCCAGCGTGCGCGCCGGGATCGACCTGCTGCTCAGGGGCGGCTCGGTGGCGGTGGGGGACATCGCCGGCTCGGTGGGCGGCGCTCCCTCGCTGGCGCCCGCTCGGGCGCTCGATTCGGCGGGTTTGTCGGGCGTCTCGTTCCTGGAGTTCTTCGCGCTCTCGCCCGACGGCTCGCCGGGGCTCGACCGCGCCCTGGAACAGATGAACGCCTGCACGCCGACGAGCATGTGTCTGGGCCTGGAGCCCCATGCACCCTACTCGGCGTCGCTGGGGGCATACGAGCGAGCCGGGGCGACCGGGGCGCCGATCTGCACGCACCTGGCCGAGAGCATGGCCGAGCGGGAACTGATCGCCCGCGGCGTGGGCCCCATCGCGGCGATGCTCGATGGGCTGGGGCTCTGGTCGAGCGACGTCGCGGCCAGCTTCGGGCAGGGCCTCAGCCCGGTGGCCCACCTGCGGAGCGTGCTGGACGGCGTGCTGGCGGTGCACCTGAACGATCTCAACGACGCCGACGTGGCGCTCCTGGCCGAGAGCGGGGCGCGTGTGGCGTACTGCCCGCGGGCGTCGACCTACTTCGGCGCGCCCGAGGCATTCGGGCCGCATCGCTATCGCGACCTCCTGGCGGCGGGCGTGCCCGTGGCCCTTGGGACCGATTCGATCATCAACCTGCCTGCCGAGAGCATCGAAGGGCGTGGAATCTGCGTGCTGGACGAGGCCAGGCTGCTGCTTGAGCGCGACGGCGTGGCGCCCGAGGTGCTGGCCGCCATGCTCTACCGTCATGCTCCGGTCGCGCTTGGCCTGCCCGAGCAGGTCTTCAAGGCTGGCGCCGAGGTCCTCGGCCTGATCAGCGTCGAGTCGGATGGGGGAGATGCCGCACGCGCGTTGGTGGCCTCCCGGGGCGGCGTGGCGCTGGCGTAAGCGTTCCTGTGCGAGTGGAGTTTTTCCGGTCGTGCAGGAACGAACACCGGGCCGCTTCCCTACCATTGCCGGAGCCCTTGGAGACTCCATGAGCCGGAAGTGGCAGCAGGTCAAGCAGTGGGATGATGCGCACCTGACCGGGCCGTTGTTGCCCGTTCGTTGGGTGCTGCGGCTGTTCAGCAGCGTGCTCTTTGGCGTGGGGCTGCTCGTGGTGGTTGCGTTGTACGGCGCGCTGGCGAGCCTGCCGGTGGGCCTGTTGATCGACGGACTGACATGGGGCGTCTATGGGCTCACGCTGGTCGCGGCGATCGCGCTCGTCGCCGGCCCGACGGCGGCGGCGACGGGCTTGGCAACGCGCGGCAGCGAGCGTGGCTGGCGGTTCTCGTTCGTTCTGCTGGCGCTGCTCGTTGGCGCGGGGCTGGCGATCGTCGGATGGCATCAACTGGTCTGGCCCCACCTGCGATACGAACCGGCGACGGGTGAGGGCTTCCGCGTGCTCGGGTCGGTCGCGGATCGCTACGCGGACGTCACGGTGCGCCGGCTTCCGGCGTTCGAGATGACCGAGTTGGAGTTCTACTCGTGGTGGCCGCTGCGCGTCGTGCTCGTGCTGTTCGTGATGACGATGATCGTGAGCACGGTCCGGCGGATCGCGTTCAACCTGCCCAACCTGGGCGTGCTGACGGTCCACACGGGCATCATCCTGCTAGGCCTGGGCAGCATCTACTACGGCGCGATGAAGCTCGAGGGCGACGTGCTGTTGCTGGCCGGGCCGACGGGCGCCGACGGCCTGCCCACCGATGGTCCCCCGCAGGCGGGCTTCTACGACCGCGGCGAGGTCGCATTGTGGATCAGCCAGGGCCGCGGGTGGGACCAGCGCCTGCTCAGCGGCGTGCCGCGGTACAACGCCTACGCCCTTGCCGCGGGGCTGGAAGACAGCGCCCTGGAGACCGCCG
This is a stretch of genomic DNA from Phycisphaerales bacterium. It encodes these proteins:
- a CDS encoding amidohydrolase family protein, translated to MRCAGIADARGTVRASDSLLVQATGRYARRVLAIGTQEEVRTHPAFAAAEPVDWPDRVVAPALVNAHAHLDLTHIGPQPMGEGGFASWIDMVRRGRHTHEADIAASVRAGIDLLLRGGSVAVGDIAGSVGGAPSLAPARALDSAGLSGVSFLEFFALSPDGSPGLDRALEQMNACTPTSMCLGLEPHAPYSASLGAYERAGATGAPICTHLAESMAERELIARGVGPIAAMLDGLGLWSSDVAASFGQGLSPVAHLRSVLDGVLAVHLNDLNDADVALLAESGARVAYCPRASTYFGAPEAFGPHRYRDLLAAGVPVALGTDSIINLPAESIEGRGICVLDEARLLLERDGVAPEVLAAMLYRHAPVALGLPEQVFKAGAEVLGLISVESDGGDAARALVASRGGVALA
- a CDS encoding OmpA family protein is translated as MTGSLKKTTRPLALLTMGGIALSTLGGCVSQSRFDAAERDNRMLRDQLAQLEQQSGSYDGQLENERRLRQQAEAAASQANQALAGAQDDLARMEDQLLRLGEQVDNVALMTLDRRTDQALRELARKYAGRIVYDPDRGMLRFSSDLTFASGSDAVTAEGRQSLQDLATILKAPEARGYELEIVGHTDSQPISSGTATRHPSNMHLAAHRAISVRRELVTMGLPASQIQASGWGEHRPLVPNTSSGNTPQNRRVEIFIRPSTGGMQVDFATVPGSVDAPIDDARGTSGRGPIDK
- a CDS encoding enoyl-CoA hydratase/isomerase family protein; this encodes MTTPLPVHTDDRGQPVLIVELTQDSPVVVLDKPLLEALDATLASLDLDGVAGVVLASASEKVFVAGADLKAVRDLSDADLMAYLEFGASVFARLHQMPLWTAAAINGAALGGGLELAMHCDGLIGAPGGKPYPVGLPEAGLGICPGWGGTNLLPARMTPAVAIEKTAAGAPLPYPDAADAGLFDLIAQEAAGLRQLAADWIRGQGPAPTRDGAPLKWIGRNPEPVREALQAVEDSLPDTGAARAVAEAVAVGLGTPQGEITEPFGQTGGGWPAALKCERQHLVRLRHEPAGREAIEKFFNKSK